Genomic window (Bacteroidota bacterium):
GTAACCTGCAGCCTGTAACCAGCAGCCTGTAACCTGCAACTTGCTGTTAATCCTCCCCGATAGTGATAATTTTTAATAAACATTTTTGTGGATTCAAAAATTGTATTATTTTTGCACTCCCAAAATGCCGGCCCGTTCGTCTAGCCAGGTCAGGACGCCAGGTTTTCATCCTGGTAACAGGGGTTCGAATCCCCTACGGGCTACTAAAACCCCCCAGTGCTTTGTGCTGGGGGGTTTTTATTTTATATAAGTATCGGAAAACATTCACACAACGTTACAGGCGACAGGTTGCAAGCGACAACTCAATACTCATCACTCATCAACCACACTACCTGCAACCTGCATCCTGCAACCATAGAGCAGGTAACTTGATATTAATCATTCCCGATACTCATTTTATTTTAAATTGACATTTGACCATTGAATGTCTGCAATTTTCAACCACCAATTATATGTTTATCAATGTCTTTTACTACAATTCATCAATAAAAATCGATATTTCACACGATTTAATATCAATAAGTCATTATCTCCATCAATCCGTTTTTAATCACACTCAGTTGCTCTGTGCTTATTTCGCCAATCTTTTTTAACATCCTGTCTTTTGAAATTGCCCTAACCTGGAAGGTTATGACTTCCGAATCCTGTTCAAGGTTATTGATATTGTTTTTGTTAAGGACGATACATCCTGCATAATTCTTTATTTTGGTGGTCAAAGGGCATACTATGCAAATGTGAAGGTTATCATTCATGGTATTACCACTAATAATAACTACAGGACGTATTCCTTTTTGCTCACTCCCCTTTACAGGATTCAAATCTGTCAGGTAAATATCCCTTTGCTTCATTCGTCCAGGATTTTAAGATAATCCGATAAACCTTCCTCTGCCATGGTCAGCATTTCTTCATCCCTGGATGCCCTGAGAAATGAATGTTTGTATTCAGCCTTTTTCAGTCTTTCAAAATATGACTTTAGAGCTTCTTCCAGGATCCTGTTCCTGGGTACTCCGAATTTCTTTGAATATTCATGGATCATACTGACCAATCCTGCCGGCAATGAAGTTGTAAGTACGATGTTTCCTTTCATAAAATGAATTTTAAACAAAAATAATAAATAATTATCGTAAATAAAAAATATAAATAAATTTTATGAATATAGGGAGAGATGAACAGAAGGTTGCAGGTGGCAGGATACAAGACAATGATCCATCGCATATAAAATGCAGTTCTCGAAGTAAAACAAATAAAAAAAACCGGATGATAGTCTAAAAGGCTATATCCGGTTTTTTATATCACCGTAACTTACTTTTTCTCCATCTTCAATGGTGGTGTTTCGCTCTGCCAGTAATCGGCACGCTGAAGGTCTCCGCTGAAATCTATCTCAATGTCTCCATAAAAATT
Coding sequences:
- a CDS encoding type II toxin-antitoxin system PemK/MazF family toxin, which gives rise to MKQRDIYLTDLNPVKGSEQKGIRPVVIISGNTMNDNLHICIVCPLTTKIKNYAGCIVLNKNNINNLEQDSEVITFQVRAISKDRMLKKIGEISTEQLSVIKNGLMEIMTY
- a CDS encoding ribbon-helix-helix domain-containing protein, which encodes MKGNIVLTTSLPAGLVSMIHEYSKKFGVPRNRILEEALKSYFERLKKAEYKHSFLRASRDEEMLTMAEEGLSDYLKILDE